The following coding sequences are from one Limnobacter sp. SAORIC-580 window:
- a CDS encoding haloacid dehalogenase type II, with amino-acid sequence MATPKLVLFDAYGTLFDVYSVSSTAEQIFPGHGSALSVLWRDKQIEYTRLRAMAGRYKPFWDITIDALRYACEALKLDLTEERQRRLLNVYSSLAAYPENRAVLQALKSRGIKTAILSNGNTEMLNVAVRGANFQGLLDAVLSVDALQTFKIHSAVYQMGLNHFGAKASETLFVSSNCWDACGATWFGLPTLWVNRAGLPLERLDVEPMATGRNLNDVLSLV; translated from the coding sequence ATGGCGACTCCAAAATTGGTTCTTTTTGATGCCTATGGCACCTTGTTCGATGTGTATTCTGTGTCAAGCACTGCCGAGCAGATTTTCCCCGGGCACGGCTCGGCCCTCTCGGTGTTGTGGCGTGATAAACAAATTGAATACACCCGCCTGCGCGCCATGGCGGGGCGCTACAAGCCTTTTTGGGACATCACTATTGATGCCTTGCGTTATGCCTGCGAGGCACTCAAGCTCGATTTGACGGAGGAGCGGCAACGTCGGCTGCTGAATGTGTACTCAAGCCTGGCTGCGTACCCTGAAAACAGGGCAGTGTTGCAGGCATTGAAAAGCCGCGGCATCAAAACTGCGATTCTGTCCAATGGCAATACGGAGATGTTGAATGTGGCCGTGCGTGGTGCCAACTTTCAGGGCTTGCTGGATGCGGTGTTGTCAGTCGATGCACTGCAAACTTTCAAAATTCACAGTGCTGTGTATCAAATGGGTTTGAATCACTTCGGCGCAAAGGCCTCGGAAACCCTGTTTGTTTCCAGCAATTGCTGGGACGCGTGCGGAGCCACCTGGTTTGGTCTTCCAACGCTGTGGGTGAACCGCGCCGGTTTGCCTTTGGAAAGGCTGGACGTGGAACCCATGGCCACCGGTCGTAATTTGAATGATGTTTTATCCCTCGTGTGA
- a CDS encoding cold-shock protein produces MSDTVTGQVKFFNESKGFGFISRENGPDVFVHFSAIQGNGFKTLAEGQKVSFTVTQGQKGPQAENVTAL; encoded by the coding sequence ATGTCTGATACCGTAACCGGTCAAGTTAAATTTTTCAACGAATCCAAAGGCTTTGGCTTCATTTCCCGTGAAAACGGTCCTGACGTGTTCGTACACTTCAGCGCCATTCAGGGCAACGGCTTCAAAACCTTGGCTGAAGGCCAGAAAGTGTCTTTCACTGTGACTCAAGGTCAGAAAGGCCCACAAGCTGAAAACGTAACAGCGCTGTAA
- a CDS encoding PAS domain S-box protein, translating into MTTSKIRYQWILAGAMLCVLGLALLAMAAADLRRINDSAEQNTQTQLRLLHDILHDEFSAVVRSFDEATLQLADSIDINNGNNIHKRLELLKSALPAMETIVARDSAGNIVGQTRVDQDLINTQAAFTPNARLLHNERLVSFSNSFNANGQLVLVINYQVKDAQGEMLGVIQGRLNARYLERKVASLQLGEHMRSGIAFKDGTVLLVQPEFKKIVGKQLPYFESLRTLADQTQAASNLIEHGLFKDHYFASLSLANSDQLNTPIPLYLITWADAAPMKAQWREQTISLFLGYLAFCILAVLMVKASMTYQVQQVLAKEKAKADQQFNDERFQLATESAGIGVWEYNIQDKFIRWDSAMRKIYGVKDEQELVSYKEWLSYVLPEDVNKLGTVLLEASKNQDTFQFNFNIRRASDGRIRHIQARAKTHRNAKGIPFRMIGVNVDVTVQRQFEDALREAEARFRSSFEWAAIGMAMLDFKGQFLQVNKALSEILGYSEEELLGFSFDAITHPQDTMQHTHLVRDVLKGRRHNYQLEKRYIHKEGHVVWVHLSVSAVRNDKGRVIYFISQIQDISERKRNEATLIEREHFLRTLSECLPGLVSYWSTDLRCHFANRNHEKWSSIPADKMRGQHMRKVLGEELFIHDHHYVLGVLKGEKQRFERRKPLPSGGYADMLVHLIPDVLYGKVEGFFSISTNITDFKAQQRELERINHVLTERTQQAEAASKAKGAFLANMSHEIRTPMNAIMGLLQLLEDTDLQAKQRDYLSKIGSAADVLLNVLNDILDISRVEANKLELSHNRFLLDQVLSKATDLFAYRAEEKAIQLYCTKDANCPVSLKGDRLRLAQILNNLLSNALKFTEKGRIHLQVQSVADGKQLQFSVKDSGIGMNKEQCEALFKPFSQVDDSSSRRYGGAGLGLSICKNLVELMGGRIWVESTPGVGTTFHFTVNCVEPEFKIRAEDQQALKLQTLAAPADTGPAVPPMLNKRVLVVDDHKLNRMVASEMLKKWGAQVHLAENGKEAVQACVSERYDMVLMDLQMPEMDGYEATARILEELGNAAPPIVAVTASASEQDRMDILNAGMCEHVIKPFKKETLIRILLDIQGQQSTKSL; encoded by the coding sequence GTGACTACAAGCAAAATCCGATATCAATGGATTCTCGCCGGAGCCATGCTCTGCGTGCTCGGCCTTGCCTTGCTTGCAATGGCTGCTGCTGACCTGCGCCGTATCAATGATTCGGCTGAACAAAATACCCAAACCCAGCTTCGATTGCTTCACGACATTCTGCACGACGAATTCAGTGCAGTTGTTCGATCATTTGACGAAGCCACCCTGCAGCTGGCGGACAGTATTGATATCAACAACGGCAACAACATTCACAAGCGCCTTGAATTGCTGAAAAGTGCGCTGCCCGCCATGGAGACCATCGTGGCCCGTGATTCTGCTGGCAACATCGTGGGACAAACCAGGGTAGACCAAGACCTGATCAACACCCAAGCCGCTTTCACACCCAATGCAAGACTTTTGCACAACGAAAGGCTCGTATCCTTTTCAAACTCTTTCAATGCCAACGGCCAGTTGGTGCTGGTGATCAACTACCAGGTTAAAGACGCGCAAGGCGAAATGCTGGGTGTAATTCAAGGCAGACTCAATGCACGGTACCTGGAGCGCAAAGTGGCCTCGCTTCAACTGGGCGAACACATGCGCAGCGGTATTGCCTTTAAAGATGGCACGGTGCTACTTGTGCAACCTGAGTTCAAAAAAATTGTGGGCAAACAATTGCCTTATTTCGAGTCCCTCCGGACGCTGGCAGACCAAACGCAGGCGGCAAGCAATTTGATTGAACACGGCTTGTTCAAAGACCATTATTTCGCAAGCCTGTCACTGGCAAATTCCGACCAGTTAAATACGCCCATTCCCCTGTACCTGATCACCTGGGCCGATGCGGCGCCCATGAAAGCCCAGTGGCGAGAACAAACCATTAGCCTTTTTCTGGGTTACCTGGCCTTTTGCATACTGGCAGTGCTGATGGTGAAGGCCAGCATGACCTATCAGGTTCAACAGGTTTTGGCGAAAGAAAAAGCCAAGGCTGACCAGCAATTCAACGACGAACGCTTTCAATTGGCCACCGAGAGTGCAGGTATTGGAGTTTGGGAATATAACATTCAGGACAAGTTCATTCGCTGGGACAGCGCCATGCGCAAAATTTACGGCGTAAAAGATGAACAGGAACTGGTGTCCTACAAAGAGTGGCTGAGTTACGTGCTTCCAGAGGATGTCAATAAACTGGGCACCGTGTTGCTCGAGGCCTCGAAGAACCAGGACACATTTCAATTCAACTTCAACATTCGCAGGGCAAGTGACGGGCGTATTCGCCACATACAAGCCCGTGCAAAAACCCACAGAAACGCCAAAGGAATTCCTTTCAGAATGATTGGGGTGAATGTGGATGTGACTGTACAACGCCAATTTGAAGATGCCTTGCGCGAGGCAGAAGCCCGATTCCGTTCCTCGTTTGAATGGGCGGCAATTGGCATGGCAATGCTGGACTTCAAAGGTCAATTCCTGCAAGTCAACAAGGCATTGTCAGAAATTCTGGGATACAGCGAAGAGGAGTTGCTGGGCTTTAGTTTTGATGCGATTACCCACCCGCAAGACACCATGCAACACACCCACCTGGTACGCGATGTACTGAAGGGACGCCGCCACAACTACCAACTTGAAAAACGCTACATACACAAGGAAGGACATGTGGTGTGGGTGCATCTTTCGGTGTCGGCTGTACGCAATGACAAAGGCCGGGTGATCTACTTTATTTCCCAAATCCAGGACATATCTGAACGTAAGCGCAATGAGGCAACCCTGATTGAGCGGGAACATTTTCTGCGAACCCTGTCTGAATGCTTACCGGGATTGGTGTCGTACTGGAGCACTGACTTGCGTTGCCATTTTGCCAACCGCAACCATGAAAAATGGTCGAGCATTCCAGCAGACAAAATGCGTGGGCAACACATGCGCAAGGTGCTGGGTGAAGAACTGTTTATTCATGACCACCACTATGTGCTGGGCGTACTGAAAGGCGAAAAGCAGCGTTTCGAACGCAGAAAACCACTGCCCTCTGGCGGCTATGCCGACATGTTGGTGCATTTGATTCCGGATGTACTGTACGGCAAGGTTGAAGGCTTTTTCTCGATTTCAACCAACATTACCGACTTCAAGGCGCAACAACGTGAACTTGAACGAATTAACCATGTGTTGACCGAGCGCACCCAACAAGCTGAAGCAGCAAGCAAGGCCAAAGGTGCATTTTTGGCCAATATGAGTCATGAAATTCGCACGCCCATGAATGCGATCATGGGCTTGCTGCAATTGCTGGAAGACACCGACCTGCAGGCCAAACAACGCGACTATCTCAGCAAAATTGGCTCTGCTGCTGATGTATTGCTGAACGTTTTGAACGATATTCTGGATATTTCAAGGGTTGAAGCCAATAAGCTGGAACTGAGCCACAATCGTTTTCTGCTGGACCAGGTCCTTAGCAAGGCCACCGATTTATTTGCTTACCGTGCAGAAGAAAAAGCGATTCAGTTGTACTGCACCAAAGATGCAAACTGCCCAGTCAGCCTGAAAGGCGATCGCCTTCGCTTGGCACAAATTCTGAACAACCTGTTGTCCAATGCTCTGAAATTCACAGAGAAAGGACGTATTCATTTGCAGGTACAAAGCGTAGCCGATGGCAAGCAACTTCAATTCAGTGTGAAAGACAGCGGCATAGGCATGAACAAGGAGCAATGTGAAGCGCTGTTCAAGCCTTTCAGCCAGGTGGATGACAGTTCATCGCGCCGCTACGGCGGGGCCGGACTGGGCCTGTCGATCTGCAAGAATCTGGTAGAACTGATGGGTGGTCGAATTTGGGTGGAGAGCACGCCCGGTGTGGGTACAACTTTCCATTTCACGGTCAATTGCGTTGAGCCGGAATTCAAGATCAGGGCTGAAGACCAGCAGGCCTTGAAATTGCAAACGCTGGCAGCACCCGCTGACACTGGACCAGCAGTTCCACCGATGTTGAACAAGCGTGTGCTGGTGGTGGATGACCACAAACTGAACCGCATGGTGGCCTCGGAGATGTTGAAAAAATGGGGTGCGCAGGTACACCTGGCGGAAAACGGCAAGGAGGCCGTGCAAGCGTGCGTTTCTGAACGGTACGACATGGTGTTGATGGACCTGCAAATGCCGGAAATGGACGGCTATGAAGCCACTGCCAGGATTCTTGAAGAACTGGGCAATGCGGCACCACCCATTGTTGCTGTGACTGCATCAGCCAGCGAACAGGATCGAATGGACATTCTGAATGCGGGCATGTGCGAGCACGTCATCAAACCATTCAAGAAAGAGACCCTGATTCGGATACTGCTGGATATTCAAGGGCAACAATCCACAAAATCGCTTTAA
- a CDS encoding LysR family transcriptional regulator, which produces MDHFKQITTFAAVATKGSLSAAAREEGVAPAVISRRLDALEERLGVKLLLRTTRTLNLTYEGSAFLEDCQRILNDLSNAEASVSLGGIKASGHLRVSAPGGFGRQHVAPLVHDFVREHPEVTVSLDLSDRVVDLLNENMDCAVRIGVLPDSSLVGVKLADNQRLVVATPTYLQRHGRPQHPSDLANHNCLNLVSSGAPSGWLFTIQGEATPIRVSGSLACNDGSSILDWALNDAGLAWRSRWEVQQHLRSGKLVTVLDDFIAPPNAIYAVFPQRKHLPLRVRLWIDFLKHRYSIDSYWNT; this is translated from the coding sequence ATGGACCACTTTAAACAAATCACGACCTTTGCTGCGGTGGCGACCAAAGGCAGCCTTTCTGCTGCTGCCAGAGAAGAAGGTGTGGCACCAGCCGTCATTAGCAGGCGCCTGGATGCGCTGGAAGAGCGACTGGGGGTCAAGCTCTTGCTTCGCACAACCCGGACCTTGAACCTGACCTATGAAGGCTCGGCGTTTCTCGAGGACTGTCAGCGAATATTGAACGACCTGTCCAACGCCGAGGCCAGTGTCAGCCTGGGCGGCATCAAGGCCAGCGGGCACCTTCGCGTGTCTGCACCTGGCGGGTTCGGTAGGCAGCATGTGGCACCTCTGGTGCATGACTTTGTACGTGAGCACCCTGAAGTAACCGTGTCACTGGATCTGTCAGACCGGGTTGTTGATTTGTTGAATGAAAACATGGACTGCGCTGTAAGAATTGGGGTGCTGCCCGACTCCAGCCTGGTGGGTGTGAAACTGGCTGACAACCAGCGGCTGGTGGTTGCCACGCCCACCTACCTTCAACGGCACGGCAGGCCGCAGCATCCAAGTGACCTGGCCAATCACAACTGCCTGAACCTGGTGAGCTCGGGCGCCCCGAGTGGCTGGCTGTTTACCATTCAGGGTGAAGCCACTCCAATCAGGGTGAGCGGCAGCCTTGCATGCAATGACGGTTCGTCCATTCTCGATTGGGCCTTGAACGATGCGGGCCTGGCCTGGCGCAGCCGCTGGGAAGTACAACAACACCTGCGCAGTGGCAAGTTGGTAACCGTGCTGGACGATTTTATTGCGCCACCCAATGCAATTTACGCGGTGTTCCCCCAAAGGAAGCACCTGCCCTTGCGCGTGCGCTTGTGGATCGATTTTCTCAAGCACCGCTACAGCATTGACTCTTACTGGAATACCTGA
- a CDS encoding GNAT family N-acetyltransferase — translation MDPWMEAIKHDVTKQDALRNALYLSTPARAQAPSLEVCLAKTAAEVLEAQKLRFNIFSEEYGADLGSNGIDHDVFDAYCDHLLVRNSQTGEVVGTYRILAPENAARLKCWYSETEFFMNRIERLRKTTVEVGRSCVHPDYRNGAAIMLLWSGIAQYMKLGGYKHLIGCASVSLRDGGHQAASLFKQLEPHLAEASCQVFPKNRLPVERLRCDVEIEPPPLVKGYLRLGAVVCGEPAWDPDFNTADFMMLLSIDRMSPRYARHFGFI, via the coding sequence ATGGACCCTTGGATGGAAGCGATCAAGCACGATGTCACCAAGCAAGATGCCTTGAGAAATGCCTTGTACCTAAGCACGCCCGCGCGTGCACAGGCCCCTTCGTTGGAGGTTTGTCTGGCCAAAACAGCTGCTGAGGTGCTGGAAGCCCAAAAACTACGTTTCAATATTTTTTCTGAAGAATATGGTGCAGATCTGGGTAGTAACGGGATTGATCATGATGTGTTTGATGCCTACTGTGATCACCTTCTTGTAAGAAACAGCCAAACCGGCGAGGTGGTGGGTACCTACCGCATTCTCGCGCCAGAAAATGCGGCGCGCTTGAAGTGCTGGTACTCTGAAACCGAGTTTTTCATGAATCGCATTGAACGGCTTCGCAAAACAACGGTGGAAGTGGGCCGCTCCTGCGTACACCCCGATTACCGCAATGGCGCGGCCATCATGTTGTTGTGGAGCGGTATTGCGCAATACATGAAATTGGGCGGTTACAAACACCTGATTGGTTGCGCCAGTGTGAGCCTGCGGGACGGTGGCCACCAGGCTGCCAGCCTGTTCAAGCAGCTTGAGCCGCACCTGGCCGAAGCCAGTTGCCAGGTATTCCCCAAGAACCGCTTGCCAGTGGAACGCTTGCGTTGCGATGTGGAAATTGAACCACCACCCTTGGTGAAGGGTTACTTGCGCCTTGGCGCAGTGGTGTGTGGCGAGCCAGCCTGGGATCCCGATTTCAACACCGCTGATTTCATGATGTTGTTGTCGATTGACCGCATGAGCCCACGTTACGCCAGGCACTTCGGCTTCATCTAG
- a CDS encoding methyl-accepting chemotaxis protein produces the protein MFNTIRAKLGFGFALVIALGLLTGALGLINAKEIMDGAQANEHTHEVLREVGLIRENMTNIETGQRGFLVTGYPTYLEPYTEGKKEIDTHFAAAIKLTSDNRAQTERLKQLREMYSNWLNLSIEKTIELRQSLNNQEIDQTEFMNRFIALSGKPIMDKMRELIGQIEQEELNLLKTRTQAAQATYQTALWSVAAALIASFVVGVFATISLVKLLQNKLGTAGKHINALANGELNSPIQHQNKDEVDQLLAALATAQGNLKKLIDGIRQSALELSSSATQVQESSTTMANAGVEQADATSSMAAAVEELTVSISQISENSNDATATANAARESADNGMVTLGEVVAGIQRIAQAVETSAQAVQTLEKQSADISEIVSTITEIADRTNLLALNAAIEAARAGEQGRGFAVVADEVRKLAEQTKGSTDRISSMVFEIQNITQGAVKSMDTSVQLVQEGINQADVVNTTIQKIKSDSDRVSEAIAAIAVSMKEQSNVSIEISRNVERVAQMTEENTAAAQQNTQVAAHLSGVSQSMMNAVKVFKTE, from the coding sequence ATGTTCAATACCATACGTGCCAAACTGGGATTTGGCTTCGCTCTCGTGATTGCCCTGGGCCTGCTGACAGGTGCGCTCGGGTTGATTAACGCCAAAGAAATAATGGATGGGGCTCAGGCCAACGAGCACACCCACGAAGTGCTGCGGGAAGTTGGCCTTATTCGGGAAAACATGACCAATATTGAAACCGGGCAACGCGGGTTTCTGGTCACTGGATATCCCACCTACCTTGAGCCCTACACCGAGGGCAAAAAAGAAATCGACACGCACTTTGCAGCAGCGATCAAACTCACTTCAGACAATCGTGCACAAACCGAAAGACTTAAGCAACTGCGGGAGATGTATTCGAACTGGCTGAATCTTTCAATCGAGAAGACCATTGAGTTGCGCCAATCGCTGAACAATCAAGAGATCGACCAGACCGAGTTCATGAACCGGTTCATCGCCTTGTCTGGCAAACCCATCATGGACAAAATGCGCGAGCTGATTGGGCAGATTGAACAAGAAGAGCTGAATTTGCTGAAAACTCGCACACAAGCGGCTCAGGCAACATATCAAACAGCCTTGTGGTCAGTGGCAGCGGCCTTGATTGCAAGCTTCGTGGTGGGCGTTTTTGCCACCATCAGTCTGGTTAAGCTGCTTCAAAACAAATTGGGCACTGCAGGCAAACACATCAATGCTTTGGCCAATGGTGAATTGAACAGCCCCATCCAACACCAAAATAAGGATGAGGTAGACCAATTGCTGGCCGCCTTGGCCACAGCACAGGGCAACCTGAAAAAATTGATTGATGGCATCCGCCAATCGGCACTTGAGCTCAGCAGCAGCGCAACACAAGTTCAAGAGTCTTCAACAACCATGGCCAATGCGGGTGTGGAACAAGCCGACGCCACTTCGTCGATGGCTGCTGCGGTTGAAGAATTGACCGTCAGTATTTCTCAAATTTCCGAGAATTCAAACGACGCAACAGCCACCGCCAATGCGGCACGCGAATCGGCCGACAATGGCATGGTGACTTTGGGTGAGGTGGTTGCAGGCATTCAGCGAATTGCACAGGCCGTAGAAACCAGTGCGCAAGCGGTTCAAACACTGGAGAAACAATCGGCAGACATTTCGGAAATCGTATCCACGATCACCGAGATTGCTGACCGCACCAATCTGCTGGCATTGAATGCGGCCATCGAAGCTGCCCGGGCAGGTGAACAGGGTCGGGGCTTTGCCGTGGTGGCGGATGAGGTACGCAAACTGGCTGAACAAACCAAGGGATCCACCGACCGAATTTCCAGCATGGTATTTGAAATTCAAAACATCACACAAGGCGCAGTGAAGTCCATGGATACTTCGGTACAACTGGTACAGGAAGGAATTAACCAAGCCGATGTGGTGAATACAACCATCCAGAAAATCAAGTCTGACTCGGATCGGGTTTCAGAGGCGATTGCAGCGATTGCGGTGTCCATGAAAGAGCAATCGAATGTCAGCATCGAGATCAGCCGCAACGTAGAGCGTGTTGCACAGATGACGGAAGAAAATACAGCCGCCGCGCAGCAGAATACACAGGTGGCTGCACATTTGTCTGGCGTGTCGCAATCGATGATGAATGCGGTCAAAGTATTCAAAACAGAATAA